Proteins encoded in a region of the Takifugu flavidus isolate HTHZ2018 chromosome 10, ASM371156v2, whole genome shotgun sequence genome:
- the LOC130532948 gene encoding gastrula zinc finger protein XlCGF57.1-like: protein MKSAKKQKRTEEPQQHPIKVKAESEPEETFKVCVGEDGFNVQIKEEPHSQEIGEDPNGDQSDRKCGPVTSDSDAHQQEEPIKEEQNSIHVKEEEEELWLKEERDSEEEEEEEQAHEREEEEEGTESSSEFFPCPHCNVSFTDLDFLEKHVKWVHQKQYLAKLKNCLSSHALNIFTKHTCTVCSSTFNSKVHLRIHVREAHPSAPPRRLHPCPTCARSFQYLKNLKNHCQRWHNMSVVTRGGYLSCADCGKSFQSTWGQGPHLCNEADHAEPEDTPICLDTGVQCPECGKKLCTPQSLGDHMRTHTGDRPFVCKDCGRRFVERSGWRQHMKIHTGEKPHKCQVCGKAFIRAHHLRSHLTTHSGKKEYSCSECGKEFGFKSSLVLHLRTHSDEKPFHCNMCGKSFNTKRNLRVHSKVHTNEKAHQCGDCGLKISDLGSLKIHLRTHTGERPYHCTVCSKKFIRLSHLRNHQRTHTGERPYKCSECNKSFTQSGDLVKHKRTHSGEKPFECPDCHRRYTSSGDLGKHRRSHTNLRPYACEECGKSFRLSGHLKTHMLTHTGEKPFSCPICFRRFARSHHLSGHVAKCR, encoded by the exons ATGAAGTCTGCGAAGAAGCAAAAGAGAACagaggagccgcagcagcaTCCGATCAAAGTTAAAGCTGAATCGGAACCAGAGGAAACCTTTAAAGTTTGTGTCGGGGAGGATGGATTTAATGTCCAGATCAAGGAGGAGCCTCATTCACAGGAGATCGGAGAAGATCCCAATGGAGACCAGTCGGACCGTAAATGTGGACCCGTGACATCAGACTCGGAtgctcatcagcaggaggaaccCATCAAAGAGGAGCAGAATTCCATCcatgtgaaggaggaggaggaggagttgtggctgaaagaggagagagacagtgaagaagaagaagaagaagagcaagcccatgagagagaagaagaagaagaaggcacAG aGTCTTCCTCTGAATTTTTCCCGTGTCCTCACTGCAACGTTTCATTTACTGACTTGGACTTCCTGGAGAAGCACGTTAAGTGGGTCCATCAGAAACAGTACCTGGCCAAGCTGAAGAACTGCCTGTCCAGCCACGCGCTGAACATCTTCACCAAACACACCTGCACCGTGTGTAGCAGCACCTTCAACTCTAAGGTCCACCTGAGGATCCACGTCCGGGAAGCCCACCCTTCTGCCCCTCCCCGCCGCCTCCACCCCTGCCCAACCTGTGCCCGGAGCTTCCAGTACCTGAAAAATCTGAAGAATCATTGCCAGCGATGGCACAACATGTCTGTGGTGACCAGAGGGGGGTATCTGAgctgtgccgactgtgggaagaGCTTCCAGTCAACGTGGGGTCAAGGGCCTCATTTGTGTAATGAAGCTGACCACGCTGAGCCCGAGGACACGCCCATCTGTCTGGACACCGGCGTGCAGTGTCCCGAATGTGGCAAGAAGCTGTGCACACCACAGAGTTTGGGGGATCACATGCGCACCCACACGGGCGACCGCCCTTTTGTCTGCAAGGACTGCGGCCGGAGGTTTGTGGAGCGCAGTGGTTGGCGGCAGCACATGAAGATACACACGGGAGAGAAGCCGCACAAGTGTCAGGTGTGTGGAAAGGCCTTCATCAGAGCCCACCACCTGAGGAGCCACCTCACCACACACTCCGGTAAGAAGGAATATTCCTGCTCCGAGTGCGGGAAGGAGTTTGGCTTCAAGTCGAGCTTGGTTCTCCACCTGAGGACACACTCCGACGAGAAACCCTTCCACTGCAACATGTGCGGAAAGAGCTTCAACACCAAGAGAAACCTGAGGGTTCATTCGAAGGTTCACACCAACGAGAAAGCCCACCAGTGCGGGGACTGCGGCCTGAAGATCTCGGATCTGGGGTCTTTGAAGATCCACCTGCGCACCCACACCGGGGAGCGGCCGTACCACTGCACCGTCTGCAGCAAGAAGTTCATCCGCCTGTCGCACCTGAGGAACCACCAGCGCACCCACACCGGGGAGAGACCCTACAAATGCAGCGAATGCAACAAGAGCTTCACCCAGTCGGGCGACCTGGTGAAGCACAAGAGGACGCACTCGGGAGAGAAGCCCTTCGAGTGTCCCGACTGCCACCGCCGTTACACCTCCTCGGGCGACCTCGGCAAGCACCGGAGGAGCCACACCAACCTGCGGCCCTACGCCTGCGAGGAGTGCGGGAAAAGCTTCCGCTTGTCGGGCCACTTGAAGACGCATATGCTCACGCACACGGGGGAGAAGCCGTTCTCCTGCCCCATCTGCTTCCGCAGGTTTGCGCGCTCGCACCATCTGTCGGGGCACGTGGCCAAATGTCGCTGA
- the megf8 gene encoding LOW QUALITY PROTEIN: multiple epidermal growth factor-like domains protein 8 (The sequence of the model RefSeq protein was modified relative to this genomic sequence to represent the inferred CDS: inserted 1 base in 1 codon), whose product MRPKRRQLAEPGMASPLPVPLIVLLLLSANLHGCQAGDCKGHRQVLRGPPGYVTDGPGNYSVNGNCEWLIKAPSNSHRIVLNFTFMETECTYDYLFVYDGDSYQSPLLASLSGKTMPQPIEAKSGKMLLHLFSDANYNLLGFNATYTFSLCPGACGGHGRCDSSTLKCLCQQGWGGAACMSXLCSESCSVNGQCDKRGERCVCRPGFIGQNCQLGLNDDGGAGRWWRVTEGNPYIPPRTGSAGVYLSPTGSLYMFGGFDLNRALGDLIRFNLTSNQWDSRSYGHSPVARHSHAAVEWKGNMVIFGGELANGSLASDVWMYRPLTDDWQQLGFSSSRGAPRLANHAAAVVDVYLYVFGGRTEEDMFSSSLHRFGLHGSGRWETIYPTGGKPPATAGHSMVFHSPSRTLLVYGGHRPTTARFSVRVNNTDVFHVDRRFWTSFRSRFPATGPRERAFHSATVIGNYMVVYGGNVHIHYQEEKCYDEEIFFYHLGCHQWVSVGESWSLSGGSVRGRYSHVAAVMEGRVLLVAGGYSGVARGDLVAYKVPLFVSSDQGDRDAFCAEALDESMCLKNPECSWCEGRCREYQPTNPCGSTGCLGLARFLSDCQSCLVFSGTPPSLARAPGEFGWCVQNESCLPVSERSACRVDQISGAYGWWGERTLFLTSLHFCRTENYVPGLHLLTFQHPRNDSQPDKVSILRSTTIILSPTTEMDVALQFRGFIHPLWGAPPPAPAPTETVSMWARIQRLHFEARVASGPNSSQLEVVGRWAAQQEKELKLLSRAEGSKLFSNLTRGNHYLVQAEGYLNNSGSGQASEMALIWNRTLPGGSEISFLFLEPYRSGSCSGYMSCLACLSDQSCGWCTSVSRCLLRNSADPCPEDDRDGKGESWRHLLLAPQHCPLCEEYRDCSACTQDPYCEWQINSSKKGDYQCSRRGRLDGSIRDPKGCPKVCNQRKTCGECLSNSSQCAWCESAQACFYFAAYLTKYPYGECRDWYDSVHSVPQCKQCSALNTCTECLQTFQCGWCGDYNNPTIGKCLRGDWAGMDDPLFYNCSVAVADARATNPEPQTSAPPRPIEMEMELEHLDDEEQDAIWSYPSCPDVEECRLGLHNCHPFATCINTPTSFECHCERGYTGDGTQHCNQTCYNECREGQCSGSPRFECECSLGWTSDPATLVLSGVECDVDCGCNFHSTCITAPGICDECQDWTTGPHCEHCRPGSFGSALAWGSDCVPCECNGHGDPLQGYCHNHTGQCYCTHNTQGPHCESCLPGYYGDPRNNGTCYRQCQGRSVLLSPASASAMPFSSSLGWRSGAEGKGGLSHCLWVLSVTEKLAPCQPRQLCPPVALTLHPDSHTLCNGSFVYVFDGLPRFLSNGVVHSDHNLIGAFCGTTRAQPITVEATSGVISVYFEANVSSNNPQGFNASFWVRKCHHGSDEGESGSPVCPSGSQCRGGICQCPRGYGGPHCDRPVCPQDCGIAEGRGTCNISLGVCVCADNWVGPDCSVPRDSNSLVWETLLDTQLTLNQAHRFLHRMGHSLVSEPQGNLWMYGGLSLSEGILGNVYRYSVSERRWTQMLTSALEEGSAPHSRYHHASSLLAHESGSHGASHSFMLVVGGVTQDGVAGDTWSLNLSSLIWREHPSSVLPPVAGHTLTVRRDSSVLLIGGYSPENGFNHHLLEFNPQSGNWTIAPHTGTPPSGLYGHSAVYHEQTDAIYVFGGYRFHVETVEPSGELYSLFYPSLTWSLLVPSQGNKPLSRFFHAAALIKDTMVIVGGRTEEEDYSNSVSLYQINCNTWIHPASAVGDPVNRSVSLAMTSWDRQLFLSGGFNGVTLGRLLTLSVPSDPCALLSSPEACNTTTGSCTWCRGTCASSDSAERMGCFTGQSTCSPTPRQPDQCRRLKTCSECLARHPKTFSSPSQPSLQCKWCTNCPEGACISSSVSCTSEHDCQINQRELFLSINCSETSCEASDCPKCTAFGKCMWTRQFKRTGETSRTLSVNPTYDWTCFSYALLNVSPMQVESSPPMPCPPPCHSLQNCSLCLGSRGSDGGWQHCVWSMALQQCMSPSFVPLRCEAGQCGRLLLGGDSCTPQCSQLTQCSQCISRPQCGWCASQGGNGAGRCLQGGLDGASEGVCPLSNSSWAVLHCPEEDECANGHHHCNSTQDCHDLPQGFHCTCKQGYILSSASGQCEPVCAQGCVNGTCVSPGACQCHFGFVGENCSSQCSCNKHSNCAGVNKPDVCLECHNNTIGKHCEKCKPLFVGSAKGGGTCRPCREFCRGNSDVCLSRNEYRKARENSRHFLLDASSQIPDWVSEGPTEENAVCVNCQNNSLGDKCESCLSGYFLLQGKCEKCQCNGHADTCNEHDGTGCPCQNNTETPSCLSSPQSDRKDCYRQQCAKCKDSFNGTPVNGRQCYRQFNVDTECCFDPTSQTNCFHDPTIRNLPKGRTVFFAAQPKFTNVDIRVTIDVTFGEVEVYVSNSHDTFIVDVDRNTGIHAIKIEEESGNRGTTGGDKDSPPSPIKVFANASSSLGGPTLAHNPLQLQAKPPGAEREIREERAEGLISYITVWKPQTVLVVRGVRDRVVITFPHEVHSLKSSRFYIALRGVGTAGNEESQGLLFLRQDQAHIDLFVFFSVFFSCFFLFLSVCVLLWKVKQFLDFRREQRRHIQEMTKMASRPFAKITIYLEPEEPQLIYLPSAGGGSTVSLAHARATKFGGMMVGQRGRAGAVSYKHDPGSGPTAHHHLTLGGGGNSGQHLPLHYLNTHHYASSTAGTQAPHHHHPSTYSGYQHFCRSDPFLSQLMGFSYSTFKVGPITLEPTDDGMAGVATVLFQLPGGVLAPNRACLGSALVTLRQNLQEYCGHGNGGGHPGAGAGRKGLLGHQHLTTMAM is encoded by the exons ATGAGGCCAAAGAGACGGCAACTG GCTGAGCCAGGGATGGCCTCCCCCCTCCCGGTGCCCCTCATTGTGCTGCTTCTACTGTCCGCTAACTTACATGGTTGCCAGGCAGGAGACTGCAAGGGCCACAGGCAAGTCTTGAGGGGGCCGCCAGGCTACGTGACTGATGGGCCGGGAAACTATTCTGTCAATGGGAACTGCGAGTGGCTTATCAAAG CTCCCAGCAACAGCCACCGCATTGTCCTGAACTTCACCTTCATGGAGACAGAGTGCACCTATGATTACCTGTTTGTTTATGACGGAGACTCGTACCAGAGCCCCCTCCTCGCCAGTCTGAGTGGGAAGACGATGCCTCAGCCCATTGAAGCCAAGTCTGGGAAG ATGCTGCTTCACCTCTTCAGTGATGCCAATTACAACCTCCTGGGCTTCAATGCCACTTACACCTTCTCCTTGTGCCCTGGAGCCTGCGGCGGACACGGTCGGTGCGACTCCTCCACCCTCAAGTGCCTCTGCCagcagggctgggggggggcggcttGCATGT CCCTGTGCTCCGAGTCTTGTTCCGTGAACGGCCAGTGTGACAAG AGAGGAGAGCGTTGTGTGTGCAGACCAGGCTTCATTGGTCAGAACTGCCAGCTGGGTTTGAACGATGACGGGGGGGCAGGGCGGTGGTGGCGCGTCACTGAGGGAAACCCATACATACCCCCCAGGACCGGTTCTGCTGGAGTCTATCTGTCTCCTACTGGATCGCTCTACATGTTCGGGG gatTTGACCTCAACAGAGCTCTTGGTGACCTGATCAGGTTCAACCTGACGTCCAATCAGTGGGACAGCAGGTCGTACGGTCACTCTCCA GTGGCCCGTCACTCCCACGCCGCTGTAGAGTGGAAGGGCAACATGGTGATATTTGGAGGGGAACTCGCCAACGGTTCTCTGGCCAGTGACGTCTGGATGTATCGACCGCTGACTGATGATTGGCAGCAGCTCGGGTTCTCCAGCTCCCGCGGCGCCCCGAGACTGGCCAATCACGCCGCGGCCGTTGTCGACGTTTATCTCTACGTATTTGGCG GTCGCACCGAGGAGGacatgttctcctcctctctccatcggTTCGGCCTCCACGGCAGCGGGCGGTGGGAGACCATTTACCCCACCGGGGGGAAGCCCCCAGCGACGGCCGGACACTCCATGGTGTTCCACAGCCCCTCCAGGACTCTGCTGGTCTACGGAGGCCACCGGCCCACGACTGCCAG GTTCAGTGTGAGGGTGAACAACACTGATGTGTTTCACGTGGACAGAAGGTTCTGGACATCTTTCCGTTCCCGTTTCCCAGCAACAGGCCCAAGAGAAAGAGCCTTCCACTCGGCCACCGTCATCGGAAACTACATGGTTGTTTATG GAGGGAACGTCCATATTCACTACCAAGAGGAGAAGTGTTATGATGAGGAGATCTTCTTTTACCATCTGGGCTGCCATCAGTGGGTGTCTGTTGGGGAGAGCTGGTCGCTCA gtGGGGGGTCTGTCAGAGGCCGTTACtcacatgttgctgctgtgatggaggggcgagtgctgctggtggctggGGGTTACAGCGGCGTTGCCCGCGGAGATCTGGTGGCCTACAAAGTTCCACTTTTTGTTAGTAGTGATCAAGGTGACAGG GATGCCTTCTGTGCCGAGGCTCTGGATGAAAGCATGTGCCTGAAGAACCCCGAGTGCAGCTGGTGTGAAGGCCGCTGTCGAGAGTACCAGCCAACCAATCCG TGTGGTAGCACGGGCTGCCTGGGCCTGGCTCGCTTCCTGTCTGACTGCCAGTCCTGCCTGGTGTTCAGCGGCACGCCGCCGTCGCTGGCCCGTGCTCCGGGGGAGTTTGGCTGGTGTGTCCAGAACGAATCCTGCCTTCCAGTGTCAG AGCGAAGTGCGTGCCGTGTGGACCAGATCTCAGGGGCGTACGGCTGGTGGGGGGAGCGTACCCTTTTCCTAACCTCCCTCCACTTCTGTCGCACCGAGAACTATGTCCCAGGACTGCACCTGCTCACCTTCCAGCATCCCCGCAACGACTCCCAGCCTGACAAG GTGTCCATCCTccgcagcaccaccatcatcctcagcCCCACTACAGAAATGGATGTAGCGCTCCAGTTCAGGGGCTTCATCCACCCCTTGTGGGGGGcccctccacctgcacctgctCCCACTGAGACTGTCTCCATGTGGGCTCGGATCCAGAGACTCCACTTTGAGGCTCGGGTGGCGTCAGGGCCCAACTCCAGCCAACTG GAAGTGGTGGGTCGCTGGGCGGcgcagcaggagaaggagctgaagcTGTTGAGTCGTGCAGAGGGAAGTAAGTTATTCTCCAACCTGACGAGGGGTAACCATTACCTGGTTCAGGCCGAAGGCTACCTTAACAACTCGGGCTCGGGACAAGCCAGTGAGATGGCCCTCATCTGGAACCGGACCTTACCAGGGGGTAGT GAGATATCCTTCCTGTTCCTGGAGCCGTACCGCTCAGGTTCCTGCTCAGGGTACATGTCCTGCTTGGCCTGCCTGTCAGACCAGTCTTGTGGCTGGTGCACGTCTGTCTCCCGCTGCCTTCTGCGGAACAGCGCGGACCCCTGTCCCGAGGACGACAGGGACGGAAAAGGAGAGAGTtggcgccacctgctgctaGCACCCCAGCATTGCCCCCTTTGCGAGGAGTACAGAGACTGCTCCGCTTGTACTCAG GACCCTTACTGTGAGTGGCAGATCAACTCCAGCAAGAAAGGCGATTATCAGTGCAGCCGGCGGGGACGGCTAGATGGATCCATACGTGACCCGAAGGGCTGCCCCAAAGTCTGCAACCA GAGGAAGACGTGTGGGGAATGCCTCTCCAACTCCAGCCAGTGTGCGTGGTGTGAGTCGGCCCAGGCCTGCTTCTACTTTGCTGCCTACCTCACTAAATACCCCTACGGAGAGTGCAGAGACTGGTATGACAG TGTTCACTCAGTTCCCCAGTGCAAGCAGTGCTCGGCTTTAAACACGTGCACAGAATGCTTGCAGACGTTCCAGTGTGGGTGGTGTGGTGATTACAACAATCCAACAATTGGAAA GTGTTTGAGGGGCGACTGGGCAGGAATGGATGATCCCTTGTTCTATAACTGCAGCGTTGCTGTGGCTGACGCACGAGCTACAAA TCCTGAACCACAGACCTCGGCGCCACCCCGACCCattgagatggagatggagctggagcATTTGGACGACGAAGAGCAAGACGCAATCTGGTCGTACCCGTCCTGTCCTGATGTGGAGGAATGCCGGTTGGGTCTTCACAACTGCCATCCTTTCGCCACATGCATCAACACTCCGACGTCCTTTGAGTGTCACTGCGAGAGGGGATACACAGGAGATGGCACGCAGCACTGCAACCAAAC GTGCTACAACGAGTGTCGTGAGGGCCAGTGTAGTGGGAGCCCACGGTTCGAGTGTGAATGTTCCCTCGGCTGGACGTCCGACCCCGCCACTCTGGTTCTCAGCGGTGTGGAGTGTGATGTAGACTGTGGCTGCAACTTCCACTCCACCTGTATAACTGCACCAGGGATCTGCGATGAATGCCAGG ATTGGACGACTGGGCCTCATTGTGAGCACTGTCGTCCCGGGAGCTTTGGTTCCGCCCTGGCGTGGGGGAGTGACTGTGTGCCGTGTGAGTGTAATGGCCATGGCGACCCGCTGCAAGGGTACTGTCACAACCACACAGGCCAGTGCTActgcacacacaacactcaGGGACCTCACTGTGAGTCCTGCCTCCCTGGTTACTATGGAGACCCCAG GAACAACGGCACGTGCTACAGGCAGTGTCAGGGTCGCTCCGTGCTTCTCTCCCCCGCATCCGCCTCTGCCATgcccttctcttcttctctgggaTGGCGAAGTGGTGCAGAGGGCAAAGGAGGACTTTCTCATTGTTTGTGGGTCCTGTCCGTGACTGAGAAGCTGGCTCCCTGTCAGCCCAGGCAGCTGTGCCCCCCTGTAGCCCTCACCCTGCACCCGGACTCCCACACACTCTGTAAC GGTTCTTTTGTCTATGTGTTTGATGGTCTTCCTCGCTTCCTGAGCAATGGAGTTGTACATTCCGATCACAACTTAATAGGGGCATTTTGTGGCACCACTCGTGCTCAACCAATCACCGTTGAGGCCACCTCAG GTGTGATCTCTGTCTACTTTGAGGCCAATGTCTCATCAAATAACCCTCAAGGCTTCAACGCCTCATTTTGGGTCCGGAAGTGTCACCACGGCTCTGATGAGGGAGAATCGGGGTCTCCTGTATGTCCGAGTGGTTCCCAGTGTCGAGGAGGGATCTGTCAGTGTCCACGGGGTTATGGCGGACCGCACTGCGACCGACCCGTTTGCCCTCAAGATTGTGGGatagcagaaggaagagggacTTGTAATATA TCTCtgggggtgtgcgtgtgtgctgacAACTGGGTCGGCCCGGACTGCTCAGTCCCTCGGGACTCCAACAGCCTGGTCTGGGAAACGCTGCTGGACACTCAGCTAACACTG AACCAGGCGCACAGGTTCCTCCACAGGATGGGCCactcacttgtgtctgaaccaCAGGGTAACCTCTGGATGTATGGTGGCCTGTCGCTGTCAGAgggcattctgggaaatgtttACAG ATATTCTGTGTCAGAGCGCCGTTGGACCCAAATGCTGACAAGTGCTCTTGAAGAAGGTTCTGCGCCTCACTCTCGTTATCATCACGCCTCTTCGCTGCTTGCTCATGAATCTGGGAGCCATGGTGCCAGCCACAGCTTCATGTTGGTGGTGGGAGGGGTTACTCAGGACGGTGTGGCTGGAGACACCTGGAGTCTCAATCTGAGCAGCTTAATCTGGAGAGAACATCCG AGCtcagtgctgccccctgtagCGGGCCACACCCTGACGGTACGCCGAGACTCATCTGTGCTCTTGATTGGTGGGTATTCTCCAGAGAACGGCTTCAACCACCATCTGCTGGAATTCAATCCTCAGTCCGGCAACTGGACTATTGCACCCCACACTGGCACGCCACCTTCAG GTTTATATGGCCACTCAGCTGTGTACCATGAGCAGACTGATGCCATCTATGTCTTCGGAGGCTACCGCTTTCACGTGGAGACTGTGGAGCCCTCAGGAGAGCTTTACAGTTTGTTCTACCCCAGCCTCACATGGTCCCTCCTCGTCCCCTCACAGGGCAATAAG CCCCTGTCCCGTTTCTTCCACGCTGCCGCCCTGATAAAAGACACCATGGTGATTGTTGGGGGAAGAACAGAAGAGGAAGACTACAGCAACTCTGTGTCTCTGTACCAAATTAACTGTAACACATGGATCCACCCAG cctcagctgtgggAGATCCAGTAAATCGTTCGGTGTCACTTGCAATGACAAGCTGGGATCGCCAACTTTTCCTGTCAGGCGGCTTCAATGGTGTCACACTGGGGAGACTCCTAACCCTGTCGGTCCCTTCTGACCCCTGTGCCTTGCTGTCTTCACCAGAGGCCTGCAACACTACAACAGGAAGTTGCACGTGGTGTAGAGGAACCTGTGCTTCTTCTGACAGTGCTGAGAG AATGGGCTGCTTCACAGGACAATCCACCTGTTCCCCAACCCCCCGTCAGCCCGATCAGTGTCGCAGATTGAAGACCTGCAGTGAATGTCTGGCACGACATCCCAAAACATTCTCCAGTCCATCGCAG CCTTCTCTGCAGTGCAAGTGGTGCACAAACTGTCCAGAAGGCGCGTGCATCAGCAGCTCTGTTAGCTGCACCTCCGAACACGACTGCCAGATCAACCAGAGAGAGCTCTTTCTGTCCATCAACTGCTCTGAGACCAGTTGTGAAGCATCCGACTGCCCCAAGTGTACTGCATTTGGGAAGTGCATGTGGACACGCCAGTTCAAGCGCACAG GTGAGACGAGTCGTACTTTGAGTGTGAATCCCACCTACGACTGGACATGTTTCAGCTACGCCCTGCTCAATGTCTCACCCATGCAAGTGGAGTCTTCTCCCCCAATGCCTTGCCCTCCACCCTGCCACAGCCTCCAGAACTGCAGCCTCTGTCTGGGCTCTCGGGGCTCCGATGGAGGGTGGCAGCATTGTGTCTGGAGCATGGCACTACAGCAG TGCATGAGCCCGTCTTTTGTGCCCCTCCGGTGTGAAGCAGGCCAGTGCGGCCGCCTACTTTTAGGGGGGGATTCTTGCACTCCACAGTGCTCTCAGCTcacccagtgttcccagtgcatCTCCAGGCCTCAGTGTGGGTGGTGTGCATCTCAGGGGGGGAATGGGGCTGGACGCTGCTTACAGGGAGGACTTGATG GTGCGAGTGAAGGTGTTTGCCCCCTGAGTAACAGCAGTTGGGCCGTCCTCCACTGTCCCGAGGAGGACGAGTGTGCCAATGGCCATCATCACTGCAACAGCACCCAGGACTGCCATGATTTACCTCAGGGGTTCCACTGCACATGCAAACAGGGTTACATCCTCAGCAG TGCTTCTGGTCAGTGTGAGCCAGTCTGTGCACAAGGCTGCGTGAACGGGACCTGCGTGTCACCGGGAGCTTGCCAGTGTCATTTTGGATTTGTTGGGGAGAACTGTTCATCTCAGTGCAGCTGCAACAAACACAGCAACTGTGCTGGCGTGAACAAGCCAGATGTTTGTCTGGAGTGCCACAACAACACCATC GGAAAGCACTGTGAGAAGTGTAAGCCTCTGTTTGTGGGCTCCGCCAAGGGAGGTGGTACTTGCCGTCCATGTCGGGAATTTTGCCGAGGAAACAGCGATGTTTGTTTGTCCCGGAATGAGTACAGGAAAGCTCGTGAAAACTCCCGGCATTTCCTGCTGGACGCCAGCAGC CAAATTCCAGATTGGGTGTCTGAGGGTCCCACCGAAGAGAACGCGGTGTGTGTAAATTGCCAGAACAACAGTTTGGGGGACAAATGCGAAAGCTGTCTTAGTGGCTACTTCTTGTTACAGGGAAAGTGTGAGAA GTGTCAGTGTAACGGCCACGCAGACACGTGTAACGAACACGACGGCACCGGGTGCCCCTGCCAAAACAACACCGAGACCCCCTCCTGTCTCAGTAGCCCCCAAAGTGACAGAAAAGACTGTTACAGACAACAG tgtgcaaagtgcaaagaCTCGTTTAACGGGACGCCGGTGAACGGCCGCCAGTGTTACCGTCAGTTTAACGTGGACACGGAGTGCTGCTTCGACCCCACCTCCCAGACCAACTGCTTCCATGATCCCACCATCCGGAACCTGCCCAAAGGACGGACGGTGTTTTTTGCTGCACAGCCAAAGTTCACCAATGTGGACATTCGTGTCACGATCGACGTTACGTTTGGTGAGGTGGAGGTTTACGTGTCCAATTCCCACGACACCTTCATCGTAGATGTGGACCGCAACACTGGAATTCACGCTATTAAGATTGAGGAAGAATCCGGGAATCGTGGAACAACGGGAGGGGATAAAGATTCTCCGCCATCCCCCATTAAGGTGTTTGCTAACGCCTCGTCCAGTCTCGGAGGTCCCACGCTGGCCCACAACCCACTGCAGCTGCAAGCCAAACCTCCTGGAGCGGAGAGGGAAATTCGAGAAGAGCGAGCCGAAGGCCTCATCTCCTACATCACCGTGTGGAAACCACAGACTGTCCTTGTTGTTCGTGGTGTTCGGGACCGTGTGGTCATCACCTTTCCCCACGAGGTGCACTCTCTCAAATCCAGCCGTTTCTACATCGCCCTGAGAGGCGTGGGAACCGCGGGGAACGAAGAGTCCCAGGGTCTGCTCTTTTTGCGACAGGACCAAGCCCACATTGAtctttttgtcttcttctcagtttttttctcctgctttttcctctttttgtccgTCTGTGTCCTGCTGTGGAAGGTTAAACAGTTCCTGGACTTTAGGCGGGAGCAGCGCCGCCATATCCAGGAAATGACCAAGATGGCATCCAGGCCCTTTGCCAAGATCACCATATACCTGGAACCAGAAGAGCCCCAGCTCATCTACCTCCCGTCAGCCGGTGGAGGCAGCACCGTATCACTCGCTCATGCCCGCGCAACCAAGTTTGGTGGCATGATGGTGGGCCAGAGGGGCAGGGCGGGAGCAGTCTCCTACAAACACGACCCAGGTTCTGGTCCGACGGCCCACCACCACCTTACTTTGGGTGGAGGGGGCAACAGCGGCCAGCATCTGCCGCTGCACTACTTGAACACCCACCACTATGCCAGCAGCACGGCTGGCACCCaagccccccaccaccaccacccgtcCACTTATAGCGGCTACCAGCACTTTTGCCGCTCGGACCCGTTCCTCTCTCAGCTCATGGGCTTCTCTTACTCAACCTTTAAAGTCGGGCCCATCACCCTCGAGCCGACAGATGATGGCATGGCAGGTGTGGCCACTGTCCTCTTCCAGCTGCCAGGGGGGGTCTTGGCCCCAAATCGCGCCTGTCTGGGCTCCGCGCTGGTTACCTTGCGTCAGAACCTGCAAGAATACTGTGGCCATGGCAACGGAGGAGGGCATccgggagcaggagcagggaggaAGGGGCTGCTTGGACATCAGCACCTGACCACAATGGCCATGTAG